In a genomic window of Rhopalosiphum maidis isolate BTI-1 chromosome 4, ASM367621v3, whole genome shotgun sequence:
- the LOC113550137 gene encoding uncharacterized protein LOC113550137 isoform X2 translates to MDESIEEWHVILFHIKISTNFDDYEFIKGWLNVTKRLFKFIFLSQTSSNHRTMFVRLFVEIVNSASDYDLLFEIYSWLQIDNLDDILFLYNILEEFCITMPDTLHETKYNLCLCVIQTTIQLISHGFDPTAMFQRLNSLLILCPCASDISLLCCSRTLSLCSSKFVYKTIDFCLNIIQKYGCHKIIAQTVVASILQWNNTKLIDNEKMTMILSIFNSDIAISKSCANNHKLHTFLSSDSFLMTSYSLIILCPEFSNKQFTSKWLSEINHTGDLLNDTQFNFYLAGLYLSKICDRSQQQTILKLLNKQFLLPLISYSMDLEINHYARFDLMKVIPTAACVPENISLIISLIKRFENSNDETLNKLSIDMYYDLWITEVRCYRFLLYCLSKDKPGWQWNVVKSYTIRKMVKSNPNSDLVSILKQMFGFYIKHSMHLPMKLTFESLVDLCHAEYLNPESLKNMIDKTILDIHHPSVISSYCNLLMVSSNQITEHEKRNDFFQKLWSMVLHSNDNTVKCALKALSGTDLETMPFNVLPKIFQSYPKVVTQLEDSEKLDLFNGPIPGECWVKFLQSINKKFINEAQVMLSAWLRRELEKNVIIRVQSDNEPKNLKHLSDHSIARGLMSFIVPKRKQMLDADEDTKVACLAVINGADKQMYPFDWGFLEKYVIEGPSNKLWKESVMLIAKQSIKSTSAFRLLHKCYDHRTNFDTNQIKLLVTVLYKVSNIIFHDLQKQFVTDLVNETLNNIHKTHSNNNLDVDMLCHILSEFKQILQSPQTIMENVHFICDILQNIWCTINLDNKEILYAFLGCCLTMPTEMLKNLRPYPVQESMLLKFIILCSAQNFISSNTSFDSLNECVQACNQFFKNHQFLYDTVIEVFKLKMFIPYHNEFIANFMIYLTSFIKKTNSFTNDLFDVLCSIFINLIVTLSGYNTMNFTDNRKLNCSVFPVALATYSKNTSQSSRVIEWLKTMIANSSLPEEYSKLFYCCLAAFKNDKCLLVWANKKKIILH, encoded by the exons atggatgAAAGTATTGAAGAATGGCatgtaattttgtttcacATAAAAATCAGTACAAATTTTGATGATTatga atttataaaagGCTGGTTAAATGTCACAAAACGATTATTCAAATTCATTTTCTTGTCTCAAACATCATCAAATCATCGTACTATGTTTGTCAGACTATTTGTTGAAATAGTCAACTCTGCATctgattatgatttattatttgaaatttattcttGGCTACAG ataGATAATCTGGATGACATTCTATTTCTATACAACATTTTAGAAGAATTTTGTATCACAATGCCGGATACACTACATGaaaccaaatataatttatgtttgtgtGTAATTCAAACAACAATCCAACTTATTTCACATGGTTTTGATCCAACTGCCATGTTCCAACGTTTGAATAGTCTTTTGATATTATGCCCATGCGCGTCTGATATTTCATTGCTATGTTGTTCAAGAACTCTAAGTTTATGCTCTtcaaaatttgtatacaaaactaTCGACTTTT gcttaaatattattcaaaagtatgggtgccataaaataattgcacAGACTGTCGTGGCAAGCATTTTGCAAtggaataatacaaaattaattgataatgaaaaaatgactatgattttgtcaatttttaacTCTGACA ttgctATATCCAAGTCATGTGCCAATAATCATAAGTTacacacatttttatcaagtgattcatttttaatgacaTCATACTCGTTGATAAT attatgtCCAGAGTTTAGTAACAAGCAGTTTACCTCAAAATGGTTGTCTGAGATTAATCATACTGGcgatttattaaatgatactcaatttaatttttatttggcaGGTCTTTATTTAAGTAAGATCTGTGATCGCTCTCAACAACAgactatactaaaattattaaataaacagtttttgttgccattaatttcatattctatgGATCtagaaataaatcattatgctAGATTTGATTTAATGAAAGTTATACCTACAGCAGCTTGTGTACcg gaaaacatttcattaataataagtttgatAAAACGTTTTGAAAATAGCAACGACGAAACActgaataaattaagtattgatATGTATTATGATCTATGGATAACAGAAGTTAGGTGTTAcagatttttattgtattgtttatcaAAAGATAAACCAGGATGGCAGTGGAATGTTGTTAAGTCATATACTATTAGAAAAATGGTCAAatcaaa tcctAATTCAGACTTAGTATCTATTTTGAAACAAATGTttggattttatataaaacactctATGCACTTGCCAATGAAATTGACATTTGAATCTTTAGTCGATTTGTGTCATGCTGAGTACTTGAATCCAGAAtctcttaaaaatatgattgataAGACCATTTTAGACATTCACCATCCTTCTGTTATATCTAG ctattgtaatttattgatggTTTCATCTAATCAAATAACAGAACATGAAAAACGCAATGATTTTTTCCAAAAGTTATGGTCTATGGTATTACACTCCAATGATAATACCGTTAAATGTGCTCTCAA ggCTTTGTCTGGCACAGATTTAGAAACCATGCCTTTTAAtgttttaccaaaaatatttcaaagttaTCCCAAAGTTGTAACACAGTTGGAGGATTCAGaaaaattggatttatttAATGGACCTATACCTG GCGAGTGTTGGGTAAAATTTCTACAaagtattaacaaaaaatttatcaatgaAGCTCAAGTGATGTTATCAGCTTGGCTTAGGCGAGAGttggaaaaaaatgtcataataaGAGTCCAATCAGACA atgaaccaaaaaatttaaaacatcttTCTGATCATAGCATTGCTCGAGGATTAATGTCATTTATTGTTCCTAAACGAAAACAAATGTTAGATGCTGATGAAGATACTAAAGTGGCTTGTTTAGCTGTGATTAATGGTGCTGATAAACAAATGTATCCATTTGATTGGggctttttagaaaaatatgtgaTTGAAGGGCCCAGCAATAAACTTTGGAAAGAATCAGTTATGTTAATAGCAAAACAATCAATAAAATCTACTTCAGCATTTAGACTTCTCCATAAATGCTATGATCATCGCACAAATTTTGAT acaaatcaaattaaattactggttacagtattatataaagtttccaatattatttttcatgatttACAAAAGCAATTTGTGACAGATTTAGTCAATGaaactttaaataacatacataaaacACATTCTAACAACAATTTAG aTGTTGACATGTTATGCCATATTTTATcagaatttaaacaaatattacaaagcCCCCAAACAATTATGGAAAATGTACACTttatttgtgatattttacaaaatatctgGTGTACAATAAATTTGGATAATAAA gAAATACTTTATGCATTCCTTGGTTGCTGCTTAACCATGCCAACTGAAAtgctaaaaaatttaagaccGTATCCAGTTCAAGAATCAATGCTACTGAAGTTTATAATTCTTTGCAGTGCACAGAATTTTATTTCTAGTAACACGTCCTTCGATTCACTGAATGAATGTGTCCAAGCATGCAATCAGTTTTTCAA aaatcaccaatttttatatgatacagTTATTGAAGTCTTTAAACTCAAAATGTTCATTCCATATCACAATGAGTTTATAGCTAAtttcatgatttatttaaccagTTTCATAAAGAAAACGAATTCCTTTACAAAT GATTTATTTGATGTATTATGCTCAATTTTCATTAATCTTATAGTCACATTATCAGgatataatactatgaatTTCACTGATAACAGAAAACTTAACTGTTCAGTTTTTCCTGTTGCTTTAGCaacatattctaaaaatacatCGCAG tcttCTAGGGTTATTGAATGGCTTAAAACTATGATAGCCAATTCATCTTTGCCTGAAGAATATTCTAAATTGTTCTACTGTTGTTTAGctgcatttaaaaatgacaaatgtttattagtatgggcaaacaaaaaaaagatcaTATTACACTGA
- the LOC113550137 gene encoding uncharacterized protein LOC113550137 isoform X1, with protein sequence MDTLTEIKRKIDSGNTISVTAATDNLVNMIKSKIKGNRSDMTNIPEMLLLQEYCCNPNPIISTTTLRALCTFMMSNNYQNQLLIDWLVVLNPQIKCRTGFIQEIFELIVFGLKNKDINNNNISVLVDILIKIMDESIEEWHVILFHIKISTNFDDYEFIKGWLNVTKRLFKFIFLSQTSSNHRTMFVRLFVEIVNSASDYDLLFEIYSWLQIDNLDDILFLYNILEEFCITMPDTLHETKYNLCLCVIQTTIQLISHGFDPTAMFQRLNSLLILCPCASDISLLCCSRTLSLCSSKFVYKTIDFCLNIIQKYGCHKIIAQTVVASILQWNNTKLIDNEKMTMILSIFNSDIAISKSCANNHKLHTFLSSDSFLMTSYSLIILCPEFSNKQFTSKWLSEINHTGDLLNDTQFNFYLAGLYLSKICDRSQQQTILKLLNKQFLLPLISYSMDLEINHYARFDLMKVIPTAACVPENISLIISLIKRFENSNDETLNKLSIDMYYDLWITEVRCYRFLLYCLSKDKPGWQWNVVKSYTIRKMVKSNPNSDLVSILKQMFGFYIKHSMHLPMKLTFESLVDLCHAEYLNPESLKNMIDKTILDIHHPSVISSYCNLLMVSSNQITEHEKRNDFFQKLWSMVLHSNDNTVKCALKALSGTDLETMPFNVLPKIFQSYPKVVTQLEDSEKLDLFNGPIPGECWVKFLQSINKKFINEAQVMLSAWLRRELEKNVIIRVQSDNEPKNLKHLSDHSIARGLMSFIVPKRKQMLDADEDTKVACLAVINGADKQMYPFDWGFLEKYVIEGPSNKLWKESVMLIAKQSIKSTSAFRLLHKCYDHRTNFDTNQIKLLVTVLYKVSNIIFHDLQKQFVTDLVNETLNNIHKTHSNNNLDVDMLCHILSEFKQILQSPQTIMENVHFICDILQNIWCTINLDNKEILYAFLGCCLTMPTEMLKNLRPYPVQESMLLKFIILCSAQNFISSNTSFDSLNECVQACNQFFKNHQFLYDTVIEVFKLKMFIPYHNEFIANFMIYLTSFIKKTNSFTNDLFDVLCSIFINLIVTLSGYNTMNFTDNRKLNCSVFPVALATYSKNTSQSSRVIEWLKTMIANSSLPEEYSKLFYCCLAAFKNDKCLLVWANKKKIILH encoded by the exons ATGGATACTTTGACTGAGATCAAACGAAAAATAGACTCTGGAAATACAATTTCAGTAACTGCT gcAACGGACAATCTAGTTAATATGATTAAGTCTAAAATCAAAGGAAACCGTTCAGACATGACAAat ATTCCTGAAATGTTACTCCTTCAAGAATACTGTTGTAACCCAAATCCAATCATCAGTACTACAACATTACGAGCTTTGTGTACATTCATGATGTCCAATAACTATCAAAACCAATTGTTAATTGACTGGTTAGTTGTCCTAAATCCTCAAATTAAATGTAGAACTGGATTTATAcaagaaatatttgaattaatagtttttggattgaaaaacaaagacattaacaacaataacatcAGTGTTCtggttgatattttaataaaaataatggatgAAAGTATTGAAGAATGGCatgtaattttgtttcacATAAAAATCAGTACAAATTTTGATGATTatga atttataaaagGCTGGTTAAATGTCACAAAACGATTATTCAAATTCATTTTCTTGTCTCAAACATCATCAAATCATCGTACTATGTTTGTCAGACTATTTGTTGAAATAGTCAACTCTGCATctgattatgatttattatttgaaatttattcttGGCTACAG ataGATAATCTGGATGACATTCTATTTCTATACAACATTTTAGAAGAATTTTGTATCACAATGCCGGATACACTACATGaaaccaaatataatttatgtttgtgtGTAATTCAAACAACAATCCAACTTATTTCACATGGTTTTGATCCAACTGCCATGTTCCAACGTTTGAATAGTCTTTTGATATTATGCCCATGCGCGTCTGATATTTCATTGCTATGTTGTTCAAGAACTCTAAGTTTATGCTCTtcaaaatttgtatacaaaactaTCGACTTTT gcttaaatattattcaaaagtatgggtgccataaaataattgcacAGACTGTCGTGGCAAGCATTTTGCAAtggaataatacaaaattaattgataatgaaaaaatgactatgattttgtcaatttttaacTCTGACA ttgctATATCCAAGTCATGTGCCAATAATCATAAGTTacacacatttttatcaagtgattcatttttaatgacaTCATACTCGTTGATAAT attatgtCCAGAGTTTAGTAACAAGCAGTTTACCTCAAAATGGTTGTCTGAGATTAATCATACTGGcgatttattaaatgatactcaatttaatttttatttggcaGGTCTTTATTTAAGTAAGATCTGTGATCGCTCTCAACAACAgactatactaaaattattaaataaacagtttttgttgccattaatttcatattctatgGATCtagaaataaatcattatgctAGATTTGATTTAATGAAAGTTATACCTACAGCAGCTTGTGTACcg gaaaacatttcattaataataagtttgatAAAACGTTTTGAAAATAGCAACGACGAAACActgaataaattaagtattgatATGTATTATGATCTATGGATAACAGAAGTTAGGTGTTAcagatttttattgtattgtttatcaAAAGATAAACCAGGATGGCAGTGGAATGTTGTTAAGTCATATACTATTAGAAAAATGGTCAAatcaaa tcctAATTCAGACTTAGTATCTATTTTGAAACAAATGTttggattttatataaaacactctATGCACTTGCCAATGAAATTGACATTTGAATCTTTAGTCGATTTGTGTCATGCTGAGTACTTGAATCCAGAAtctcttaaaaatatgattgataAGACCATTTTAGACATTCACCATCCTTCTGTTATATCTAG ctattgtaatttattgatggTTTCATCTAATCAAATAACAGAACATGAAAAACGCAATGATTTTTTCCAAAAGTTATGGTCTATGGTATTACACTCCAATGATAATACCGTTAAATGTGCTCTCAA ggCTTTGTCTGGCACAGATTTAGAAACCATGCCTTTTAAtgttttaccaaaaatatttcaaagttaTCCCAAAGTTGTAACACAGTTGGAGGATTCAGaaaaattggatttatttAATGGACCTATACCTG GCGAGTGTTGGGTAAAATTTCTACAaagtattaacaaaaaatttatcaatgaAGCTCAAGTGATGTTATCAGCTTGGCTTAGGCGAGAGttggaaaaaaatgtcataataaGAGTCCAATCAGACA atgaaccaaaaaatttaaaacatcttTCTGATCATAGCATTGCTCGAGGATTAATGTCATTTATTGTTCCTAAACGAAAACAAATGTTAGATGCTGATGAAGATACTAAAGTGGCTTGTTTAGCTGTGATTAATGGTGCTGATAAACAAATGTATCCATTTGATTGGggctttttagaaaaatatgtgaTTGAAGGGCCCAGCAATAAACTTTGGAAAGAATCAGTTATGTTAATAGCAAAACAATCAATAAAATCTACTTCAGCATTTAGACTTCTCCATAAATGCTATGATCATCGCACAAATTTTGAT acaaatcaaattaaattactggttacagtattatataaagtttccaatattatttttcatgatttACAAAAGCAATTTGTGACAGATTTAGTCAATGaaactttaaataacatacataaaacACATTCTAACAACAATTTAG aTGTTGACATGTTATGCCATATTTTATcagaatttaaacaaatattacaaagcCCCCAAACAATTATGGAAAATGTACACTttatttgtgatattttacaaaatatctgGTGTACAATAAATTTGGATAATAAA gAAATACTTTATGCATTCCTTGGTTGCTGCTTAACCATGCCAACTGAAAtgctaaaaaatttaagaccGTATCCAGTTCAAGAATCAATGCTACTGAAGTTTATAATTCTTTGCAGTGCACAGAATTTTATTTCTAGTAACACGTCCTTCGATTCACTGAATGAATGTGTCCAAGCATGCAATCAGTTTTTCAA aaatcaccaatttttatatgatacagTTATTGAAGTCTTTAAACTCAAAATGTTCATTCCATATCACAATGAGTTTATAGCTAAtttcatgatttatttaaccagTTTCATAAAGAAAACGAATTCCTTTACAAAT GATTTATTTGATGTATTATGCTCAATTTTCATTAATCTTATAGTCACATTATCAGgatataatactatgaatTTCACTGATAACAGAAAACTTAACTGTTCAGTTTTTCCTGTTGCTTTAGCaacatattctaaaaatacatCGCAG tcttCTAGGGTTATTGAATGGCTTAAAACTATGATAGCCAATTCATCTTTGCCTGAAGAATATTCTAAATTGTTCTACTGTTGTTTAGctgcatttaaaaatgacaaatgtttattagtatgggcaaacaaaaaaaagatcaTATTACACTGA
- the LOC113550139 gene encoding UDP-glucose 4-epimerase-like yields MTNIKTVFVTGGAGYIGSHCVLSLLEAGYDVVAIDNFANSVGKEQTAASLDRVRRITGKEIAFYKCDLLDVQQLDSIFDKHKFDCVIHFAAVKSVGESMKQPLMYYKNNIIGAMNLLEVMANHGCYQLVFSSSCTVYGNPSFLPITESHPIGNVTNVYGRTKYFIEEILKDVVNSEQKWNIVSLRYFNPVGAHSSGLIGEDPTTNFSNLMPYIAQVALGKKPKLSIYGGDYATPDGTGIRDYVHVMDLAEGHVAALKKLQSKHAHLQIYNLGSGQGTSVLDFVKTFEKVTGVKVPYTIEARREGDIESMYANCDFAKVDLGWTARYTLEDMCRDFWKWQTMNPNGYKSNDTASMNGKADRH; encoded by the exons ATGACGAATATCAAGACAGTTTTTGTCACGGGCGGTGCGGGATATATCGGCAGTCATTGCGTACTGTCGCTGCTGGAAGCCGGTTACGACGTGGTGGCCATCGATAACTTCGCAAACAGCGTCGGCAAGGAGCAGACCGCCGCCAGCTTGGACCGGGTTCGCCGCATCACTGGCAAAGAGATCGCTTTTTATAAGTGCGACCTGTTGGACGTCCAGCAGCTGGACAGCATTTTCGAcaaa CATAAATTCGACTGTGTTATACACTTTGCTGCAGTGAAATCGGTCGGCGAATCGATGAAACAACCTCTCATGTATTACAAGAATAACATAATAGGCGCAATGAATCTTCTGGAGGTGATGGCCAATCACGGATGTTACCAGCTAGTGTTCTCCAGCTCATGTACCGTTTACGGGAACCCGTCGTTTTTGCCCATAACTGAAAGTCACCCAATTGGCAATGTCACCAATGTGTACGGCCGTACGAAATATTTCATCGAAGAGATACTCAAAGACGTCGTTAACTCGGAGCAA aaatggAACATAGTGAGCCTGAGATACTTTAATCCAGTAGGAGCTCATTCGTCGGGATTGATCGGGGAAGACCCAACGACAAACTTTTCAAACTTAATGCCATACATAGCGCAAGTGGCGTTAGGGAAGAAACCCAAGTTATCGATCTACGGTGGGGATTATGCAACCCCTGATGGCACCG GTATAAGAGATTATGTTCATGTGATGGACTTGGCTGAAGGGCATGTAGcagctttaaaaaaattacaatcaaaGCATGCACATTTACAG ATTTATAACTTAGGAAGCGGACAAGGAACTTCTGTATTGGATTTTGTAAAAACCTTTGAAAAAGTAACAGGTGTCAAAGTACCATATACAATTGAAGCACGCCGCGAAGGTGACATAGAATCAATGTATGCCAATTGTGATTTCGCAAAAGTTGATCTTGGTTGGACAGCTAGATATACCTTAGAAGATATGT gtaGAGACTTTTGGAAATGGCAAACCATGAATCCAAATGGTTACAAGTCAAATGATACAGCAAGTATGAATGGTAAAGCAGACAGACATTAA